Proteins from a genomic interval of Lolium perenne isolate Kyuss_39 chromosome 1, Kyuss_2.0, whole genome shotgun sequence:
- the LOC127314369 gene encoding uncharacterized protein codes for MARFILGLVELGVSATVHLLFGFYVFSSAVAADISQAAAASGFPLLLRRPAVEAGLVDVAAEDHATVVLDGSPPPIVLVHGIFGFGKGRLGGLSYFAGAEKKDDRVLVPDLGSLTSIHDRARELFYYLKGGQVDYGPEHSQVYGHARFGRIYDTGHYPVWDEHNPVHFVGHSAGAQVVRVLHQMLADKAFPGHDTSEDWVLSLTSLSGALNGTTRTYFDGMLAEDGRSMRSICLLQLCRLGVIFYDWLDIPWLKNYYNFGFDHFEMSWRKVGLSGLVDLLLGNTGPFSSGDWILPDLTIQGSLRLNSTLKTFPNTFYFSYATKRTRKLFGITVPSSVLGVHPMLFLRVLQMCMWRHPQSAPLPYKGYRDEDWEDNDGALNTISMTHPRIPVEHPNRFVVDDSDCHPLQPGIWYYKIIEGDHILFIVNRERAGVQFDLLYDSIFQRCRKHAFRKSPPTVPNETSQ; via the exons ATGGCGAGGTTCATCCTCGGCCTGGTGGAGCTCGGGGTCAGCGCCACCGTGCACCTGCTCTTCGGCTTCTACGTCTTCagctccgccgtcgccgccgacatctcgcaggccgccgccgcctcgggcTTCCCGCTCCTCCTGCGCCGCCCCGCCGTCGAGGCGGGGCTCGTCGACGTCGCCGCGGAGGACCACGCGACCGTCGTGCTCGACGGCTCGCCGCCGCCCATCGTACTCGTCCAcggcatattcggcttcggcaagGGG AGGCTCGGGGGGCTCTCCTACTTCGCCGGCGCCGAGAAGAAGGACGACCGCGTGCTCGTCCCGGATTTGGGCTCGCTCACCAGCATCCACGACAG GGCGCGCGAGCTCTTCTACTACCTCAAGGGAGGGCAGGTGGACTACGGCCCGGAGCACAGCCAGGTCTACGGCCACGCACGGTTCGGGAGGATCTATGATACAG GGCATTATcccgtgtgggacgagcacaacccGGTGCACTTCGTGGGGCACTCGGCCGGCGCGCAGGTCGTGAGGGTGCTGCATCAGATGCTCGCCGATAAG GCTTTCCCTGGGCATGATACTTCTGAAGACTGGGTTTTGAGCCTTACTTCCTTGTCAGGCGCGCTTAATGGAACCACGAGAACTTACTTCGATGGCATGTT GGCTGAAGATGGGAGATCCATGAGATCGATTTGTCTTCTTCAGCTATGCCGGCTTGGTGTCATTTTCTATGACTGGCTGGACATTCCTTGGCTGAAGAATTACTACAATTTTGGCTTTGATCACTTCGAAATGTCATGGAGGAAAGTTGGGCTCTCTGGTTTAGTTGATCTGCTTCTGGGGAATACTGGGCCATTTTCCTCAGGAGATTGGATTCTCCCTGACCTCACAATCCAAGGATCGCTAAGACTTAACTCTACCTTGAAGACCTTTCCCAATACATTCTACTTCAGTTATGCTACAAAGAGAACACGAAAGCTATTTGGAATTACAGTGCCCTCAAGCGTCCTTGGAGTTCACCCAATGCTCTTTCTCAGAGTTCTCCAGATGTGCATGTGGCGGCACCCTCAAAGCGCGCCTCTTCCTTACAAAGGATACAG GGATGAAGATTGGGAAGATAATGACGGGGCTTTGAACACGATTTCCATGACGCACCCTCGCATTCCAGTAGAGCACCCTAACCGTTTTGTAGTAGATGATTCTGACTGCCATCCTTTGCAGCCTGGGATATG GTACTACAAGATCATTGAAGGTGATCACATCCTTTTCATTGTAAATCGAGAAAGAGCTGGGGTGCAGTTTGATTTGCTATATGATAGCATTTTCCAGCGCTGCAGAAAGCATGCATTTAGGAAAAGCCCCCCAACCGTGCCAAACGAAACAAGTCAATAG